In Phaeobacter gallaeciensis DSM 26640, a genomic segment contains:
- the nuoN gene encoding NADH-quinone oxidoreductase subunit NuoN produces the protein MIPADLTVILPEIVLALSAMAALLVGVYTGKDKLAPALIWLMAGLMSALAIWIGTGASGSREAFNGMFVDDGFARFAKVAILLSASAVLVMGQDYMSRRGMLRFEYPILVALSAVGMMVMVSAGNLMSLYMGLELQSLALYVVASLRRDSVKSTEAGLKYFVLGALSSGLLLYGASLVYGFAGTTDFAGIYAVAQHGEVSVGLLFGLVFLISGMAFKVSAVPFHMWTPDVYEGAPTPVTAFFASAPKVAAMGLFARVLHDAFGHAVQDWSQVIALLSLLSMFVGAVAAIGQRDIKRLMAYSSIAHMGYALMGLAAGTAYGVQALLVYMAIYVSMNIGTFAFILMMEKDGKPITDIRALNLYSRREPGKALAMLILLFSLAGVPPMLGFFGKLYVLNAAYQAGLAWLAIAGVIASVIGAFYYLRIVYYMYFGEEGEELETNRSPILWGFLMASAAVMLLGIINMFGVEGAAASAAATLVN, from the coding sequence ATGATCCCAGCTGATCTCACCGTTATCCTGCCAGAGATTGTTCTGGCGCTCAGCGCAATGGCGGCGCTCCTCGTGGGTGTCTACACGGGCAAGGACAAACTGGCCCCGGCTCTGATCTGGCTGATGGCCGGTCTGATGTCGGCGCTGGCGATCTGGATCGGGACAGGCGCGTCTGGTAGCCGCGAGGCGTTCAACGGCATGTTCGTCGATGACGGGTTCGCCCGCTTCGCCAAGGTCGCAATCCTGTTGTCAGCGTCTGCTGTGCTGGTCATGGGGCAGGATTACATGTCGCGCCGTGGTATGCTGCGGTTCGAATATCCCATCCTTGTCGCGCTCAGCGCGGTGGGCATGATGGTGATGGTCTCCGCCGGCAACCTGATGTCGCTTTACATGGGCCTCGAATTGCAGTCGCTGGCGCTTTATGTCGTGGCGTCCCTGCGTCGTGACAGCGTGAAATCGACCGAAGCCGGCCTGAAGTATTTCGTTCTTGGCGCGCTGTCCTCCGGTTTGCTCCTGTATGGCGCGTCGTTGGTCTATGGCTTTGCCGGTACGACAGATTTTGCCGGTATCTATGCCGTTGCTCAGCACGGTGAAGTGTCGGTCGGCCTGCTGTTTGGTCTCGTCTTCCTGATCTCCGGCATGGCGTTCAAGGTTTCGGCGGTTCCGTTCCACATGTGGACGCCTGACGTTTATGAGGGCGCACCGACCCCGGTCACAGCCTTCTTCGCCTCGGCGCCGAAGGTTGCGGCTATGGGCCTGTTCGCCCGCGTGCTGCATGACGCATTCGGCCATGCGGTGCAGGACTGGAGCCAGGTCATTGCGCTGCTGTCGCTGCTCTCCATGTTCGTCGGTGCTGTCGCTGCGATTGGTCAGCGCGATATCAAACGTCTGATGGCCTATTCCTCCATCGCCCACATGGGCTACGCGTTGATGGGTCTTGCAGCAGGTACGGCCTACGGTGTGCAGGCACTGCTGGTCTATATGGCGATCTACGTCTCGATGAACATCGGCACCTTTGCCTTCATCCTGATGATGGAGAAGGACGGCAAGCCAATCACCGATATCCGCGCGCTGAACCTCTATTCCCGTCGTGAGCCGGGCAAGGCGCTTGCGATGCTGATCCTGTTGTTCTCGCTGGCAGGCGTGCCGCCGATGCTGGGCTTCTTCGGCAAGCTATACGTGCTGAACGCGGCCTATCAAGCCGGTCTGGCATGGCTGGCGATTGCTGGCGTGATTGCCTCTGTTATCGGGGCTTTCTACTATCTGCGCATCGTCTACTACATGTATTTCGGCGAAGAAGGCGAGGAGCTGGAAACCAATCGCTCGCCAATCCTCTGGGGTTTCCTGATGGCATCAGCCGCGGTGATGCTTCTGGGAATTATCAACATGTTCGGCGTCGAAGGTGCAGCGGCATCAGCGGCTGCCACGCTGGTCAACTGA
- the nuoK gene encoding NADH-quinone oxidoreductase subunit NuoK, whose product MITLEHYLTVAATLFVIGIFGLFLNRKNVIILLMSIELMLLAVNINLVAFSSFLGDLVGQVFTLFVLTVAAAEAAIGLAILVCFFRNRGTIAVEDINLMKG is encoded by the coding sequence ATGATCACACTCGAGCATTATCTAACCGTCGCGGCGACGCTGTTCGTCATCGGCATCTTCGGGCTCTTCCTGAACCGCAAGAATGTCATCATCCTCCTGATGAGCATCGAACTGATGCTCCTCGCGGTGAATATCAACCTCGTGGCCTTCTCGTCGTTCCTCGGCGATCTGGTCGGGCAGGTCTTTACCCTGTTCGTGCTGACCGTGGCCGCCGCTGAGGCTGCCATCGGCCTTGCGATCCTGGTTTGCTTCTTCCGCAACCGCGGCACCATCGCCGTGGAAGACATCAACTTGATGAAGGGCTAA
- a CDS encoding type III pantothenate kinase, translating into MLLAVDCGNTNTVFSIWDGENFIGTWRTATDWRRTADQYYVWLDTLMRLQGIEADITDMIISSTVPRVVFNLRVLADRYYNTRPLVVGKPDCLLPVSVRVDQGTNVGPDRLVNTVSGFDKYGGNLIVVDFGTATTFDVVAEDGAYIGGVIAPGVNLSLEALHQAAAALPHVDISKPQSVIGTNTVACMQSGVFWGYVGLVREICARIKAERDVPMKVISTGGLAPLFQQTADLFDAFEDDLTMHGLQIIHKYNKDNGLEDEH; encoded by the coding sequence ATGCTTCTGGCAGTGGATTGCGGCAATACCAACACCGTCTTCTCAATCTGGGACGGGGAGAATTTCATCGGTACCTGGCGGACTGCCACCGATTGGCGGCGCACGGCAGATCAGTACTATGTCTGGCTCGATACCCTGATGCGGTTGCAGGGGATTGAGGCAGATATCACTGATATGATCATCTCGTCCACCGTGCCGCGTGTGGTCTTCAACCTGCGCGTTCTGGCGGATCGCTATTACAACACGCGCCCCCTTGTGGTGGGGAAGCCCGATTGCCTGCTGCCGGTTTCCGTGCGCGTGGATCAAGGAACCAATGTCGGTCCTGACCGTTTGGTCAATACAGTCTCTGGCTTTGACAAATATGGTGGCAATCTGATCGTGGTCGATTTTGGCACGGCAACAACCTTTGACGTGGTGGCCGAGGATGGCGCCTATATCGGTGGGGTGATCGCGCCGGGGGTGAACCTCAGTCTTGAAGCCCTGCATCAGGCCGCCGCCGCCTTGCCTCATGTGGATATCTCCAAACCCCAGTCTGTCATCGGCACCAATACGGTTGCATGTATGCAGTCAGGTGTGTTCTGGGGGTACGTAGGACTGGTGCGTGAAATCTGCGCCCGCATCAAGGCGGAGCGTGACGTGCCGATGAAAGTAATCTCGACAGGCGGGCTGGCGCCTTTGTTCCAGCAAACAGCGGATCTGTTTGACGCATTTGAGGATGATCTCACGATGCACGGGCTACAGATCATACACAAATATAATAAGGATAACGGTCTCGAGGATGAGCACTGA
- the nuoL gene encoding NADH-quinone oxidoreductase subunit L — METILLFAPLVGAIICGFGWKFIGETAATWTATGLLFLSALLSWIVFLSFDGVTQSIEILRWIESGSLSTSWAIRLDRMTAIMLIVVTTVSSLVHLYSFGYMAHDPQWKDGESYKPRFFAYLSFFTFAMLMLVTSDNLVQMFFGWEGVGVASYLLIGFYYRKPSANAAAMKAFIVNRVGDFGFSLGIFALFFLTDSINFDDIFAAAPQLAETQLSFLWTEWNAANLIAVLLFIGAMGKSAQLILHTWLPDAMEGPTPVSALIHAATMVTAGVFLVCRMSPLMEFAPEATTFITVLGATTAFFAATVGLVQTDIKRVIAYSTCSQLGYMFVAAGVGMYSAAMFHLFTHAFFKAMLFLGAGSVIHAMHHEQDMMNYGGLRKKIPYTFAAMMIGTLAITGVGIPLTHFGFAGFLSKDAIIESAYAGGSSYGFWLLVIAAAMTSFYSWRLIFLTFYGKPRGDKHTHDHAHESPMVMLIPLGVLALGAVFSGMIWYNSFFGHTDTVGKFYGIPYAEASAEGHGEAHGDDAHGADSHGEAKDDHGEGAMGEHHYVFTGKPGEGALYFGPDNTVLDDAHAAPKWVKVSPFIAMLLGLSLAILFYIVNPSLPGRLAKQQQPLYLFLKNKWYFDELYDAIFVKPALMIGRFFWKRGDGKTIDGALNGIAMGIIPFFTRLAGRAQSGYIFTYAFWMVLGIAALVTWMSIGGGTH; from the coding sequence ATGGAAACTATCCTTCTCTTTGCCCCTCTGGTCGGGGCCATCATCTGTGGCTTTGGCTGGAAATTCATCGGCGAGACCGCAGCGACCTGGACTGCGACGGGGCTTTTGTTCCTGTCGGCACTTCTGTCGTGGATCGTCTTCCTCAGCTTTGACGGGGTGACCCAGTCGATTGAGATCCTGCGCTGGATCGAAAGCGGTTCGCTCTCGACATCCTGGGCGATCCGTCTGGACCGGATGACTGCGATCATGCTGATCGTTGTGACCACCGTGTCCTCGCTGGTGCATCTCTATTCCTTTGGCTACATGGCCCATGATCCGCAGTGGAAAGACGGCGAGAGCTACAAGCCGCGCTTCTTTGCCTATCTGTCGTTCTTTACCTTCGCCATGCTGATGCTGGTGACCTCCGACAATCTGGTCCAGATGTTCTTTGGCTGGGAAGGTGTGGGCGTTGCCTCGTACTTGCTGATCGGCTTCTACTATCGCAAGCCTTCGGCAAATGCGGCGGCGATGAAAGCCTTCATCGTCAACCGTGTTGGTGACTTTGGCTTTTCGCTTGGCATCTTTGCGCTGTTCTTCCTAACTGACAGCATCAACTTTGACGATATTTTTGCAGCTGCGCCGCAACTGGCGGAAACCCAGCTGAGCTTCCTGTGGACTGAATGGAACGCAGCCAACCTGATTGCTGTTCTGCTGTTCATCGGCGCGATGGGCAAATCGGCCCAGCTGATCCTGCACACATGGCTTCCGGACGCGATGGAAGGTCCGACCCCGGTGTCAGCCCTGATCCACGCGGCAACCATGGTGACCGCAGGTGTTTTCCTCGTTTGCCGCATGTCGCCGCTGATGGAATTTGCGCCCGAGGCGACGACGTTCATCACCGTGCTGGGTGCGACCACGGCGTTCTTCGCTGCGACCGTGGGTCTGGTTCAGACTGACATCAAACGCGTGATCGCCTATTCGACCTGTTCTCAGCTTGGTTACATGTTCGTTGCTGCTGGTGTTGGCATGTACTCGGCAGCCATGTTCCACCTGTTCACACACGCCTTCTTCAAGGCGATGCTGTTCCTTGGCGCGGGCTCCGTGATCCACGCGATGCACCACGAGCAGGACATGATGAACTACGGCGGTCTGCGCAAAAAGATCCCTTACACCTTTGCCGCGATGATGATCGGTACACTCGCCATCACCGGTGTCGGTATTCCGCTCACCCATTTCGGCTTCGCTGGTTTCCTGTCCAAGGATGCCATCATTGAAAGCGCCTATGCCGGCGGATCCTCCTACGGGTTCTGGCTGCTGGTGATTGCTGCCGCGATGACCTCATTCTACAGCTGGCGCCTGATTTTCCTGACCTTCTACGGCAAGCCGCGCGGTGACAAGCACACGCATGATCACGCGCATGAAAGCCCGATGGTCATGCTGATCCCGCTGGGTGTTCTGGCACTCGGTGCAGTCTTCTCCGGTATGATCTGGTACAACAGCTTCTTTGGTCACACCGATACAGTGGGCAAGTTCTATGGCATTCCCTATGCGGAAGCCTCAGCAGAAGGCCACGGCGAAGCACATGGCGACGATGCACATGGTGCAGACAGCCACGGCGAAGCCAAAGATGATCACGGTGAAGGGGCCATGGGCGAGCATCACTATGTATTCACCGGCAAGCCGGGTGAGGGGGCGCTGTACTTTGGTCCCGACAACACTGTGCTGGACGACGCCCACGCTGCCCCGAAATGGGTCAAGGTGTCGCCGTTCATCGCGATGCTGCTCGGCCTTAGTCTGGCGATCCTGTTCTACATCGTGAACCCGAGCCTGCCAGGCCGCCTGGCCAAGCAGCAGCAGCCGCTTTATCTGTTCCTTAAGAACAAGTGGTACTTTGACGAGCTCTATGACGCGATCTTTGTCAAACCGGCCCTGATGATCGGCCGCTTCTTCTGGAAGCGTGGTGATGGCAAGACCATTGATGGTGCCCTGAACGGTATCGCCATGGGTATCATTCCCTTCTTCACCCGCCTCGCCGGTCGCGCACAGTCGGGTTACATCTTCACTTATGCTTTCTGGATGGTGCTGGGCATTGCTGCTCTGGTTACCTGGATGTCGATCGGCGGAGGAACGCACTGA
- a CDS encoding NADH-quinone oxidoreductase subunit M, with amino-acid sequence MDNLLSIVTFIPALAAAILALFLRGEDEAAQRNAKSVALFATTITFLVSLGIYFQFDPSNTGFQFVEEAEWIFGLKYKMGVDGISVLFVMLTTFVMPLTILASWGVSTRVKEYMIAFLLLETLMLGVFMALDLVLFYLFFEAGLIPMFLIIGIWGGKERIYASFKFFLYTFFGSVLMLVAMVAMYADAGTTDIAQLLTHSFSAGSFDLLGIHVVGGMQTLLFLAFFASFAVKMPMWPVHTWLPDAHVQAPTAGSVVLAAILLKMGGYGFLRFSLPMFPVGADVMTDVILWMSAIAVVYTSLVALVQSDMKKLIAYSSVAHMGFVTMGIFAANQQGIDGAIFQMLSHGFISAALFLCVGVIYDRMHTRDIDAYGGLVIRMPAYALVFMFFTMGNVGLPGTSGFIGEFLTLMGTFQKNTWVAAVAATGVIFSAGYALWLYRRVVFGDLIKGSLKTIKDMTARERFIFAPLVVMTILLGVYPAVVTDIISPSTEALIANFNQSLAAADLSPATQMASH; translated from the coding sequence ATGGACAATCTCCTTTCTATTGTCACCTTTATCCCGGCGCTTGCGGCGGCCATTCTGGCCCTGTTCCTGCGCGGCGAGGATGAGGCGGCGCAACGCAACGCCAAATCTGTTGCGCTCTTTGCCACCACGATCACCTTCCTGGTCAGCCTTGGCATCTACTTTCAGTTCGATCCTTCCAACACGGGCTTTCAGTTCGTCGAAGAGGCCGAGTGGATCTTTGGCCTGAAGTATAAGATGGGCGTGGACGGCATTTCGGTGCTCTTCGTGATGCTCACCACCTTTGTGATGCCGCTGACCATTCTGGCCAGCTGGGGTGTCAGCACGCGGGTCAAGGAATATATGATTGCCTTCCTGCTGCTGGAAACGCTGATGCTGGGCGTGTTCATGGCGCTGGACCTGGTACTGTTCTACCTGTTCTTTGAGGCAGGCCTGATCCCGATGTTCCTGATCATCGGCATCTGGGGCGGTAAGGAACGGATCTACGCTTCATTCAAATTCTTCCTCTATACCTTCTTCGGCTCGGTGCTGATGCTGGTGGCTATGGTGGCGATGTATGCAGATGCGGGCACCACAGATATCGCGCAGCTGCTGACGCATAGCTTCTCTGCGGGTAGCTTCGATCTTCTGGGCATCCATGTTGTGGGCGGCATGCAGACGCTGCTGTTCCTGGCCTTCTTTGCCTCTTTCGCGGTGAAAATGCCGATGTGGCCTGTCCATACATGGCTGCCCGATGCGCACGTTCAGGCGCCGACGGCTGGCTCTGTTGTCCTGGCGGCGATCCTGTTGAAGATGGGCGGCTATGGCTTCCTGCGGTTCTCCCTGCCGATGTTCCCGGTTGGCGCAGATGTGATGACCGACGTGATCCTGTGGATGTCCGCAATCGCGGTGGTCTACACCTCTCTTGTGGCGCTGGTGCAGTCGGACATGAAGAAGCTGATCGCTTATTCGTCCGTGGCGCATATGGGCTTTGTGACCATGGGGATCTTTGCGGCCAACCAGCAGGGTATTGATGGCGCGATCTTTCAGATGCTGAGCCACGGCTTCATCTCGGCGGCGCTGTTCCTCTGCGTGGGCGTGATCTATGACCGCATGCACACCCGTGACATCGACGCCTACGGTGGCCTTGTCATCCGCATGCCTGCCTATGCACTGGTGTTTATGTTCTTCACCATGGGCAATGTTGGCCTGCCGGGCACGTCGGGCTTCATCGGTGAATTCCTGACCCTGATGGGCACGTTCCAGAAGAATACCTGGGTGGCAGCCGTTGCTGCGACCGGCGTCATCTTCTCGGCGGGATATGCGCTGTGGCTTTATCGCCGCGTGGTCTTTGGCGACCTCATCAAGGGCAGCCTCAAAACCATCAAGGATATGACTGCACGTGAGCGGTTTATCTTTGCACCGCTTGTCGTCATGACCATCCTGCTGGGCGTCTATCCGGCGGTTGTCACCGATATCATCAGCCCGTCGACTGAGGCGCTGATTGCTAACTTCAACCAATCTCTGGCCGCTGCGGATCTGTCCCCGGCGACCCAGATGGCTTCGCACTAA
- a CDS encoding biotin--[acetyl-CoA-carboxylase] ligase, with the protein MSDWPVGYGRSLLEEVDSTLDEAARRAPTLTGPEWIMAKRQTKGRGRRGRAWKEPKGNFAATLVMRPDGAPEQVALRSFVAALALHEACVALCGETAGLALKWPNDVLLNGGKLAGILLESAGAVGGVTHLSIGIGVNLIETPMQEWLEPGAVWPVSLLSETGIHVTPEDFLTELAAAYDRYETQFVTYGFEPIRTAWLARAARLGEVIIARTSNSETEGTFETVDANGNLVLKTAKGRVNIPAADIFF; encoded by the coding sequence ATGAGTGATTGGCCAGTGGGATACGGACGCAGCCTACTTGAGGAAGTGGACAGCACCCTGGATGAAGCCGCGCGCCGCGCGCCGACGCTGACCGGCCCGGAATGGATCATGGCCAAGCGCCAGACCAAGGGTCGTGGCCGCAGAGGGCGTGCGTGGAAGGAACCAAAAGGCAATTTTGCAGCAACCCTGGTGATGCGGCCGGACGGCGCACCTGAGCAAGTGGCGCTGCGGAGCTTCGTTGCGGCCCTGGCCCTGCATGAGGCCTGCGTCGCACTCTGCGGGGAAACTGCGGGTCTGGCATTGAAATGGCCCAATGATGTGCTTTTGAATGGTGGTAAGCTGGCGGGCATTCTTCTGGAGAGCGCAGGGGCGGTCGGCGGCGTCACACATCTGTCTATTGGGATCGGGGTCAATCTGATCGAGACACCGATGCAGGAGTGGCTGGAGCCGGGTGCTGTCTGGCCTGTCTCACTACTATCGGAAACCGGGATCCACGTCACGCCGGAGGACTTCCTGACCGAGCTGGCTGCAGCCTATGATCGCTACGAAACGCAATTCGTCACTTATGGGTTTGAGCCGATCCGTACGGCCTGGCTGGCCCGCGCAGCCCGACTGGGCGAGGTGATCATCGCGCGAACTTCCAATTCCGAAACCGAGGGCACCTTTGAAACAGTGGACGCCAATGGCAACCTTGTCCTCAAGACCGCCAAAGGCCGCGTGAATATCCCGGCGGCGGACATCTTTTTCTAG